In Arachis hypogaea cultivar Tifrunner chromosome 2, arahy.Tifrunner.gnm2.J5K5, whole genome shotgun sequence, a genomic segment contains:
- the LOC112731970 gene encoding zinc finger A20 and AN1 domain-containing stress-associated protein 1, with protein sequence MASEHNNDNSTSYQPSEPRPCANGCGFFGTAGNRNLCSKCFRDLFLEEQRAASAKVVVEKTLLNGCVASGSSPSSDTTDSSVVPAAEPPSSSAAAAAPSGPVKPSNRCRGCNKKVGLTGFVCKCGATFCGVHRYPERHDCPFDFKGVGRDAISKANPVVKADKLDKF encoded by the coding sequence ATGGCTTCTGAGCATAACAACGACAACAGCACAAGCTACCAACCTTCGGAGCCAAGACCATGCGCCAACGGTTGCGGCTTCTTCGGCACCGCCGGCAACAGAAACCTCTGCTCCAAGTGCTTCAGAGATCTCTTCCTTGAAGAACAGCGTGCCGCTTCAGCCAAAGTCGTCGTTGAGAAAACCCTTCTCAATGGCTGCGTTGCTTCCGGGTCCTCTCCTTCTTCGGACACCACCGACTCCTCTGTCGTTCCTGCGGCGGAGCCTCCTTCTTCCTCCGCTGCCGCAGCAGCGCCTTCCGGTCCCGTGAAGCCCTCGAACCGGTGCCGTGGTTGCAACAAGAAGGTTGGGCTGACGGGTTTCGTTTGCAAGTGTGGAGCGACGTTCTGCGGGGTTCACCGTTATCCAGAGAGGCACGATTGTCCGTTTGATTTCAAGGGCGTTGGACGTGACGCGATTTCCAAGGCTAATCCTGTTGTGAAAGCAGATAAGCTCGATAAGTTTTAG